The sequence GGAGGAGATCGAGGTCGTGGTTGCGCACGAGATCGCGCATCAGGCCCACCGCGACATCTGGCGCTTCATCGCCCTCGGCAGCGTCTTCACCGTCGCCCTCTCGTTCCTGGTGGACCGCCTGGCGCGCGGCACCCTGGCCCGCTTCGGCTCCCGCATCGGCACCGACCGGCTGGGAGACGTGGCCACGATGCCGCTCCTGAGCTGGTTCCTCTCGATCGCCGGGCTGCTCCTGGGGCCGGTGCAGAACTGGTACTCGCGCCGCATCGAGCGGCGGGCCGACGCGTTCGCGCTCGAATTGACGCGCGACCCGGTGGCCTTCGGCTCGGCCATGACCCGGCTGGCGGCGGTCAACCTGTCCGACCCGAAGCCGCCCGCCCTGGTGCGCTTGCTCCTCTACGGCCACCCGAGCATCGCCGAGCGCATCGACCACGCCCGCGCCTTCGCCGCCGAACACGGCCTCCCGGCCCCCGAGCCGATCACGGTGGAGTAAGCACCTCGCCCATCCCAAACCAAGCAGCACCCCTCTCCCAACTTTGGGAGAGGGGTCGGGGGGTGAGGGCCGCTCCCCTAGGGAGGCGACCGCTACTGCCGCGGCTTCCGCGCCTTGAACAGCCCCTTCTCGTCCGTGTGGGCCACGACGCGGCCGTCGACGATCTCGATCTTGAGGGATTCCCGGCAGGCGGGGGGCGCGGCCAGCACCCAGGACTCCAGCACGGCGCGTCCCTCCGGACCGAGGCGCGAGCGGGCGGTCCACGCGGTGAAGTCGTGCCGCTTGGTGAAGGTCTCCATCACCTCGACCGTCAGGCCCGCGGCTTCGAGGAACTGCCGCCACTCCGAGCGGCGGTACGACCGGACATGGCTCGGGTCCCGCCGCCGCTCCAACTCATTGAGGAACTCGTCCAGCTCCGGGTCCTCCGGCGCCACGCTATCGATCAGCAAGAACAGCCCGCCCGGCCGGAGCACACGCGCCACCTCGTGCACCGCCCGCTGGACATCGGCGAAGTGGTGCGGCGCGATGCGGCAGGTCACGAGGTCAAAGCTGCCGTCGGCGAAGGGCAGATCCTCGGCGTCGGCCACCTGGAAGTCAGCGTTGATCACCCCCTGGGACGTGATGAAAGCGCGCGCCCGCTCCAGCATCTCCGGGACCAGGTCGGTGGCCGTGACGTGCCGGACATGCGGCGCGAGCGCCAGCGCGGTGTGCCCGCCACCGGTGGCGATATCGAGCGCGATCGTCTCCGGCGTCGCCTCCGCAAGCTCCACCAGCCGCTCCAGATCATCGCCGCTCCGATGGGTGGGGCTGACCACATAGGCATCCCCCGCCGCCGCAAACTGTTCGCGCACCCGCGCCTTGACTTGCTCTGCCCGGCCGTCATCCACCATGCGTCACCCGCCCTTCGTCGTGCGTGATGCGTCATACGTCATGCGTCACCGCCGAACCTCGAAAGATCTATCGCATCTCCGGCGGGCACTGCGCGTGACTGGTGTTCATCGGGTCGGCGGATAGCATACACGGGGCCGGCACGTACCCCGTGTTCACCACAATGCCTGCTGAATGCAGTGTACGCGGTCGGTGCGTGCCAGGGAGTACATCCCGGGCTGACAATGAAAGGCCCACTGAAGGGCTCCCCATGTCCTGCACCCGGGCTGACGCGATCGAGCGTCCCACCGTCCGCCGCGTCCCCAGCCCCTTCAGTGGGCTTATCCAATATTCAGCCCGGTGGCTTCAGCCCCGGGCACGAACCGGGCGGCAGACGCCGTACCACCTGGGTGTGAGCCCCGATCCACCCACCCCAGCTCACAGGCGGGTATCCCTGGTCATCGCCTTGGCGCCAGGCGTGGCATGACGCTCACCTACTTCACCCGCACGTAGAACGAGTACTCACTGGTCAGTTCGCGGCCTTCGCCGGTGGGGTTCGGCCACGTCCCCTTCACGTGCAGGAAGTAGGTGCCCGGCTCCAGGTCAACCGTCCAGGTCAGCGCGTCGGTCGGGATCTCCACCGTGGTCACCGGGTCGGTCGTCGGCTTGAAGACGTCGGGCGTGTTCGAACCCGGGATCGGCGTGCCGATGTAGGGCGTTCCCTGCGGGTTGGGCAGCTCCTCCAGCGGACGGACGTTCCCCTGCTCGGGGTAGACGTCGATCGTCATCGTCTCCGGCACCGGACCGACCCGCGGCTCGAACCGAACCTCCTGGCCCTGCTCCAACGCCAGCGCGCCGTCCTTCTGGATCTGCAAGCCCGGTGCGTTGACGTCCGCCGCGACGTCCTTTCCAAGCTGCCAGAAGAAGGAGCCCAGCGAGGCTTCCTGCTCGCAATCTCCGGCAATGAGGACCAAGACAGGCGGACCCAGGCGGCGGTCCACTCGTGGCGTCGGCGTCGGCGTGGCGCCGGGCGCCAGCACCGGCGTGCATCCTTCGACCACTGCGGTCCCCTGCGCCTGCGGGGAGGGGGAAGCCGGAGCCGTCGTCGGCGTCGCGGGCGTCGTGGTGGTCTGCGGCGTCGAGTTAGACGACCCACCCATACACGCGGCGACCACCAGGAGCGCCACTCCCACGAGCGCGATGATCAGCAATCGGGACCGTCTCAATCTGGCTCCTCCCCACAACTGATGCGCGACCGCCACTGCGGGTCGCGCATCAGGATCACTCTATCGGCCCTCACCCCAAGCCCCTCTCCCAGGGTTGGGAGAGGGGCAACCACGTCCGTCCACCTCATTCCCCCTCTCCCAACTTTGGGAGAGGGGGTGAGGGGGTGAGGGCGTTTCCCAGCCTACCATGCGTGGGTCGGCATCTCGTGCTCGTGGCGCTGGCCGTCCCAGGTCACGCCCCAGAAGTGCCAGCGGAAGGACTCGACCAGCGACCGCAGCGTCCCCTCGATCTGCGAGCGGATCGGCGTCCCGTCCTCCTCGAACCACGGCGAGAGCGGCTCCGCGTCGACGAACTCGGTCGCGTGCGTCGGGACATTCGGTGGATCGCCCGCGCCCTGCCACGACTGACCCCAGAAATGCCAGCGGAACGCCTCGACCAGGCTCTTCAGCGTCGCCGTGGTCGCCTCGGCGTCAAAGGTGCCGTCCGTCACCCACGGGCCAGGCTCGGTGCCCTGGGTAATCGTGTCCACGTGGGTCGGCATCTCCGGATGGTTCACGCCATCCCAGGTCTGGCCGAACAGGTGCCAGCGGAACGCCTCGACCAGCGACTTCATGGTGGCGTTGATCGCATCGTCCTTTGGCGTGCCGTCGGCGTTGAACCACTCCGACTCACCCGCTTCGCCGACCACAAAGTTCCACTGCGCGGTGAACTGGTCGCCTTCCTGGTCGGTGACAGTCGCGATCACCCGATGGACGCCAGACGGCAGCGTGCGCGGCGCCGTCGCGAGCACACCCCCGCCGGCCCGCGGCACCACCTGCACCGGCACGTTCTGCCCATCGATCATCAGATGCACCGAGCGGATGGGGCTGTCGGAGCGAGCCTCGACGCCGACGGCGATCTCCGTGCCGGGCGCATGGGTGCTGTGCGGCGCCGGCAGCAACTGGGTGAAGACCGGCACGTCGCGCTCATAACCCGGCGGGAGCGCACCGCGGGCGTAGATGACCCCCGCCTCGAAATCGTACTCCGTGTCCAGCCCGGACACGCCCACCACGACGGCGTCGAGCGCGCCGGCGAAGCTCTCCCAGCCGGCGCCGATGCAGCCGGCCGCAACCCGCAGCGCGCCGTCATCATCCGGGCTGACGATCGCTGCGTCAGGGTAGACCTCCAGGTAGGTCGTCAGCAACTGCGGGTTGGCCTCGGTCATCCCCGCCAGCCCCTGCTTCGACCACCAGAGCCCGCCGAGCGCGTCCCAGTCCTGCCATCGGCGGTTCACGAGTTCCACGCCCTGCAGGCCGGGCTGGAAGATCAGTTGGTCGTCCGCCTCACCATCGGCGTCCGCGTCGATGTCCAGGATAAGCATCGGCGCGACCGATAGGTCACCGTCCATATCGACGTAGGTGCTGTACTCCAGCTTCGTCAGCGTCGCAAGGGCGACGCCATCGAATGCGCTCTGGCGTAGCTGCGGGAAGCCGTTTCCGTCGGCTGACACCGCAAAGTGCAGGCTGCCGCTGCCGAGCGGTGGGACATCCGGTCCCGCTGCAAGCCAGGCCTCCCCGATGCCGGGCGAGGCTTCGCAGACGACGGGCGAAAACTCCCAGCCGGCATACTCCTGCGCCGCGGCGGGTGCAGCGAGCACAGCGAGCAGACTGCTCAGGATCAGGAGAGCAGCGGCGGTGCGACCAATGACGGCCACACGGCGGCAGGTACCTGTCATGAGTTCCCCTTCCGCTTCCCTAGCGCGTCGTGACCGGGGGTGACCCCGTAGCCCCGGCCCGGCCGCCAGGCCGGTGATCGGTCCCTCAACAGCTTAACGCCTCTCGACCCGAACGGCCGCGCTGTCCGAACAGATCACGGCAGGCACCCTAGTCTAACGGGGATGTGACTGATGGGGCAAGAGGGAAGCATGGAACGGCCCTCACCCACTGTCCCCGCTCCCAAGGTTGGGAGAGGGGGAACGTCTTGCGTCATGCGTCATGCGTCATCCGTGCCGCGTAATCCGTATTGCGTATCGCTCGCTTCTCTCCCCTGGTGGGCTCCGTCCGAGAGGTGTCGGGGTGCGGGGCCCCGAGCCAGGCACCACGCCCATTGAACACGACAGCGCCCCCCGGTTTCCCGAGGGGCGCTGCCCTGTGTCACCTATCCGTCAGGAGACTGACGGCGTCAATCTTCCGAGGGATCGGTGACGTGGATCTCGAAGCTAGTCTCAGCCAGCACACGCTCCGGGGTCTCGCTCAGGTCCACCAACCGCAGGGTCACGGTGTAGATTCCGGCCGGCGCCGAGGCGTGCGACTGCACCGTGAACGTGGTGTCAGCGGTGTAGCCGTTGGGCATCGGGAAACCGCTCGACGGTCCCCAGGAGCCTTCCCACCGGCCGTCAACGCACGCGAACGTGTCGTTGATGCCCTGCGGATCCTCACCGTCGACCGCCGTGATGTTGAACACGTCGGTCCACGAGTCGCCTGCACCGCACGCCTCCGGCTCCGGCGGCTTGACGATGATCCGGAACAGAGCCTGCGAGATGTCGAAGCCGGTGCGGTTCGTGGCAGTGGCCTCGATCTCGAACTCATCACCCTGGTCAACGCTGGTGGGGCCACTCGCGCTGACTTCGGGCGCTACCCACGTCTTGGTCGCGGTGCCCGTGCCCCGGCCGTCCGCCGTGGCGGTGATGGTGTCTTCACCCGCGTTCTCGCCCGTGTAGGTGCACTTGATCTGGCCGTTCTCGTCGGTCTGCTGGGACGCATCGCTGTAGGTGAACGTCGCACCCGCGTTCGGGCCATCACCCGTACGGACTTCGCACGTCACCGCCGCGCCCGGCACCGGGTTGTTCGCATCCGATCCGTCGGTGACCGTGACGGTCACAGTGTGCTGCGTGCCGAGCAGGTTCGTCGCCTCTTCAGGCGTCACGGAGACCACGCGGTAGAGCCCCGTGACCCACTCCTTGGTGCCCGTCTCGGTCTCATCAGCATCGACCACACCATCGCGGTCAAGATCGACCCAGACCTCCAACTGGTCCGTGCCGAGTTCGCCGTCATCGTTGGTGTAGCTGAGCGCCGCCTGGCCGTTGGCACCGGTCGTCCCCGACACCTCCAGGCCCGCGTTCGGGCCGCTCGTCACGCGGAGCAACGCCCGCACGTTCGGCGCCGGATCACCGAACAGGTCCCGCACCGTCACCGTCACGGTGTGCGACACCGGATCGCCGTTCTCGTCGTTGACCGGGTTCGGCGACTCACCCCAGTCCACGTCGAAGTCCACGGCAAACCGCGGCGTCGCCTGCGGCGTGACCGCCAGGTTGAAGACGGCCGAGCCGTCGCCGGCAACCTCGTAGTTGACGTTGTTGGAGACGCCCAGCAGCGCGCCGTCACCCACCACGCCGACCACTGCCGCGCCGGTGAAGCCCGCCGGCATCTGGCTGTAGTTCAGCGTGTACAGCGTCGCCCCACTGCCGGCCGGGATCTGGATGGTAAGCGGATCCTCGGCGTCGGTCGCCGCGACCGTCGGCGCGACCGGCACGCCGGCGGAGTCGAGGAACTGCACCCAGGCCTCAACGCTGCTGTTCGCGTCGCTGTTGAACAGGTTGATGCCCGAGGTGTCGCCGGTGCCCGTCTGCGGGTTGCCCTTCTGCACCAGCGGCAGAGCGAGCATCGACAGATAGTAGACGCGACCGAGCTGGGTGTCGCGCAGGTCGATCTCGAAGCCGCCCTGCAGCGACCGGCCGGCCGCGTAGGACATCGCGTGGCCCTCACCCTGGCCGCCGAGGTACTTCACCTCGTCGATCGCCGCCGCCAGCGGCGCCGTGCCCTGGATGCGGACCGCCGTGATCTGGTTCTCACCGATACCGAAGGAGCCGGTCGCCGGCGTGTAGACGTACTCCATGGCCCGCGACGGGATGGTGCGGGTCTCCGCCGCCACCACGTTGCCGGCGTAGTTGTAGTAGGTCACCGAGACCTGGTTGGTGGCGCTCGACAGGTTGGCGATGTTGATCCCGGTGTTCCAGCCGTTGTAGTCCCGGAACACCAGCGGGCCGTACTTCAGCGTCGGGCTCACCACGGGGTTATCGGTCCGCGGCTGGGCCACGGTGGTCAGCATCATCTCGGTCGACGGCTTGTTGCGGAAGGCCATCGCCACGACCGCGCGGGTCGCATCGATCCAGACCGAGCCGACTTCCTCGTCGGGGAAGCCCGCGTCCTCGCGCAGGTCGACCACGATCGACTCACCCGGACCCAGGGTCTCGCCCGACAGCAGCGCCACGCTCGGCCCGGCGAAGCCCTGACCGCCCGCGGCGTAGAAGGTCGCGTTCACCGAGTTGTTCGCACCCGAGACGTTGGTGATGACGATCGCGGTGTTCCAGCCGTTGTTCGTCTGGACGATCGGGATCACCCAGCGGGACGGCGCGTCGAGGAAAGCACCGCCGACGCTCGCCAGGAGCACGTCAGCCAGCGGGATCGCGCTGTAGCCGTCCACCATCTCGGTGTTTGCCGAGGTCCGCGGGCCGACCGTGCCGACGGTGTGCTTCTCAGCACCCGCGATCCGCGGGAGCGGGATGTCGTCGCAGTAGTACAAGGTCACCGAGTACGTGCCCTGGCCCGCCGCAGGCTCAGCGCCATCCGGGCTCCAGTCGATGTACAGGGTGTTCCCCGCGTACCACCAGTTGTAGTCCCGGCCCGCGCGGAAGCCGTCGATGGCGATGGCGGCCGGCTCAGTGGCGATCCCTACGATCTGGTCGGTCGTGTTCTCCGGGGTGCCACGGGACCCGGACGTCTGGTCGATTTCGCACCGGATGACCCCAGCGTTGATCAGGTCGGCGGGGTTCGCCCACCATGCCGCAACCACGACGCCGCCGCCGCCCGGCTTCCCCTCCTCCGGGTCGTACGCCGGGAGGCCCAACTGCGCCGCGGTCCAGGTCTGCGACGCCCGCGGATTGAGCGTGATCGAGGTCAGCTCGTTGCCCGCCGCGTCGTACACTTCCACGTCGACCGCAAACGGCTAGAGGTTCTGCACGGTGATCGAGCCGGTGACCCCCTCGACTCCTCCGAGCGTGTCATTGTGGGGAACCCACGGGAAGAAGATCTCGAGTTCGCCCGGATCATCGGGCGCTGCGGCCGCCGGAACGATGGCACCCACGAAGAGGCTAGAGATCAGCCCCAACGCGAGCGCGAGGTGGAGAAACTTCTTTCTTACCCCGTTGCTCCTTCCGCACCAGTCATCCGACCGGTCGCATTTCCGAAACCCAATCAACCCTTCACCACGCATTCGCCCGCTCCAGCGTCACGCCAGCGCGGGCTGGACCATGACGCCTCTCCTCCTCGTCATCACCCCCTTTCAGCTTTCGATACGCCGGGATGGATGCGGGCCGCCGTGCGTCTCCGCACCGCTCCCCTCGGCGGTCTCATTTCTCTATATAGCGTATTCTATCATATGACGCAGCGACGCGCATATACCCCTGGCACCATGCACTCGCACCTGGTTGTCGTGCTGTCGCATCGCGCTGGGCCGCTCCACGCGTCGCTGTCATAGAAGAACACGC is a genomic window of Sphaerobacter thermophilus DSM 20745 containing:
- a CDS encoding class I SAM-dependent methyltransferase, whose protein sequence is MVDDGRAEQVKARVREQFAAAGDAYVVSPTHRSGDDLERLVELAEATPETIALDIATGGGHTALALAPHVRHVTATDLVPEMLERARAFITSQGVINADFQVADAEDLPFADGSFDLVTCRIAPHHFADVQRAVHEVARVLRPGGLFLLIDSVAPEDPELDEFLNELERRRDPSHVRSYRRSEWRQFLEAAGLTVEVMETFTKRHDFTAWTARSRLGPEGRAVLESWVLAAPPACRESLKIEIVDGRVVAHTDEKGLFKARKPRQ
- a CDS encoding Ig-like domain-containing protein, with the protein product MEVYDAAGNELTSITLNPRASQTWTAAQLGLPAYDPEEGKPGGGGVVVAAWWANPADLINAGVIRCEIDQTSGSRGTPENTTDQIVGIATEPAAIAIDGFRAGRDYNWWYAGNTLYIDWSPDGAEPAAGQGTYSVTLYYCDDIPLPRIAGAEKHTVGTVGPRTSANTEMVDGYSAIPLADVLLASVGGAFLDAPSRWVIPIVQTNNGWNTAIVITNVSGANNSVNATFYAAGGQGFAGPSVALLSGETLGPGESIVVDLREDAGFPDEEVGSVWIDATRAVVAMAFRNKPSTEMMLTTVAQPRTDNPVVSPTLKYGPLVFRDYNGWNTGINIANLSSATNQVSVTYYNYAGNVVAAETRTIPSRAMEYVYTPATGSFGIGENQITAVRIQGTAPLAAAIDEVKYLGGQGEGHAMSYAAGRSLQGGFEIDLRDTQLGRVYYLSMLALPLVQKGNPQTGTGDTSGINLFNSDANSSVEAWVQFLDSAGVPVAPTVAATDAEDPLTIQIPAGSGATLYTLNYSQMPAGFTGAAVVGVVGDGALLGVSNNVNYEVAGDGSAVFNLAVTPQATPRFAVDFDVDWGESPNPVNDENGDPVSHTVTVTVRDLFGDPAPNVRALLRVTSGPNAGLEVSGTTGANGQAALSYTNDDGELGTDQLEVWVDLDRDGVVDADETETGTKEWVTGLYRVVSVTPEEATNLLGTQHTVTVTVTDGSDANNPVPGAAVTCEVRTGDGPNAGATFTYSDASQQTDENGQIKCTYTGENAGEDTITATADGRGTGTATKTWVAPEVSASGPTSVDQGDEFEIEATATNRTGFDISQALFRIIVKPPEPEACGAGDSWTDVFNITAVDGEDPQGINDTFACVDGRWEGSWGPSSGFPMPNGYTADTTFTVQSHASAPAGIYTVTLRLVDLSETPERVLAETSFEIHVTDPSED